Proteins encoded within one genomic window of Oncorhynchus nerka isolate Pitt River linkage group LG17, Oner_Uvic_2.0, whole genome shotgun sequence:
- the LOC135561447 gene encoding dentin sialophosphoprotein-like, which yields MWILSNDGDDSDGDDDDDNDDDSDDNDSGDDDSGDSGDGDSGDDDDSDDDDDDDSDDDDSGDDDSGDDDDSGDDDDSDDDDSGDDDDSGDSDDGDSGDDDDSDDDDSGDDDDSDDDDSGDSDDGDDDDSDDDDDSGDDDDIDDNDSDDSDDSDDDDSDDNDSDDSDDDDSDDNDSGDDDSGDSGDSDDSDDNDSGDDDDSGDDDDIDDNDSGNDDSDDNDSGDSDDDGGDSDDDDSGNDDDSGDDDSVDDDDSDDDDSGDDDDSGNDDDSGDDDSVDDDDSDDSDDDDDNDSGADDDSDDNDSGDDGSSDGDDSGDDDNGDDDDDDDDDDDSGDDDSGDDDDSDDNDSGDSVDDDDSGNDDSDDDDDSDDNDSGDDNDSGDSDDNDSGDSVDDDDSVDNDSGDSVDDDDSGNDDSDDDSDEDDDSDDNDSGDSVDDDDDSGNDDSDDDSGNDDSDDDDDSGDDNDSGDSVDDDDSGNDDSDDDDDSDEDDDSDDNDSGDSVDDDDSGNDDSDDDDDSDDDDDSDDNDSGDDNDSDDSDDNDSGDSVDDDNGDDGDDDSDDDDSGNDDDDDDDSVDSDDDSDDSNDDSDADDIDSDDNDDDSNDSNDDSDNDDSDNDDSDDSDDDNSDDDDSDDSDDDDSDDSDDDDSDDSDDSDDDDSDDDDSDDDDSDDDDSDNDDSDDDDSDDDDSDDSDNDDSDDDDSGDDSDDSDDDDSDDDDSDDDDSDDDDIDNDDSDDDDSDDDDSDDSDNDDSDDDDSGDDSDDDDDSDDDDNINPVCL from the coding sequence ATGTGGATACTGTCcaatgatggtgatgatagtgatggtgatgatgatgatgataatgatgatgatagtgatgataatgatagtggtgatgatgacagtggtgatagtggtgatggtgatagtggtgatgatgatgatagtgatgatgatgatgatgatgatagtgatgatgatgatagtggtgatgatgatagtggtgatgatgatgatagtggtgatgatgatgatagtgatgatgatgatagtggtgatgatgatgatagtggtgatagtgatgatggtgatagtggtgatgatgatgatagtgatgatgatgatagtggtgatgatgatgatagtgatgatgatgatagtggtgatagtgatgatggtgatgatgatgatagtgatgatgatgatgatagtggtgatgatgatgatattgacgataatgatagtgatgatagtgatgatagtgatgatgatgatagtgatgataatgatagtgatgatagtgatgatgatgatagtgatgataatgatagtggtgatgatgatagtggtgatagtggtgatagtgatgatagtgatgataatgatagtggtgatgatgatgatagtggtgatgatgatgatattgacGATAAtgatagtggtaatgatgatagtgatgataatgatagtggtgatagtgatgatgatggtggtgatagtgatgatgatgatagtggtaatgatgatgatagtggtgatgatgatagtgttgatgatgatgatagtgatgatgatgatagtggtgatgatgatgatagtggtaatgatgatgatagtggtgatgatgatagtgttgatgatgatgatagtgatgatagtgatgatgatgatgataatgatagtggtgctgatgatgatagtgatgataatgatagtggtgatgatggtagtagtgatggtgatgatagtggtgatgatgataatggtgatgatgatgatgatgatgatgatgatgatgatagtggtgatgatgatagtggtgatgatgatgatagtgatgataatgatagtggtgatagtgttgatgatgatgatagtggtaatgatgatagtgatgatgatgatgatagtgatgataatgatagtggtgatgataatgatagtggtgatagtgatgataatgatagtggtgatagtgttgatgatgatgatagtgttgataatgatagtggtgatagtgttgatgatgatgatagtggtaatgatgatagtgatgatgatagtgatgaggatgatgatagtgatgataatgatagtggtgatagtgttgatgatgatgatgatagtggtaatgatgatagtgatgatgatagtggtaatgatgatagtgatgatgatgatgatagtggtgatgataatgatagtggtgatagtgttgatgatgatgatagtggtaatgatgatagtgatgatgatgatgatagtgatgaggatgatgatagtgatgataatgatagtggtgatagtgttgatgatgatgatagtggtaatgatgatagtgatgatgatgatgatagtgatgatgatgatgatagtgatgataatgatagtggtgatgataatgatagtgatgatagtgatgataatgatagtggtgatagtgttgatgatgataatggtgatgatggtgatgatgatagtgatgatgatgatagtggcaacgatgatgatgatgatgatgacagtgTTGATAGTGATGATGACAGCGATGATAGCAATGATGATAGTGATGCTGATGATATTGAtagtgatgataatgatgatgatagtaaTGATAGCAATGATGATAGTGACAATGATGATAGTGACAATGATGATAGTGACGATAGTGACGATGACAATAGTgacgatgatgatagtgatgatagtgacgATGATGATAGTGACGATAGTgacgatgatgatagtgatgatagtgatgatagtgacgATGATGATAGTGACGATGATGATAGTGACGATGATGATAGTGACGATGATGATAGTGACAATGATGATAGTGACGATGATGATAGTGACGATGATGATAGTGACGATAGTGACAATGATGATAGTGAcgatgatgatagtggtgatgaCAGTGATGATAGTGACGATGATGATAGTGACGATGATGATAGTGACGATGATGATAGTGACGATGATGATATTGACAATGATGATAGTGACGATGATGATAGTGACGATGATGATAGTGACGATAGTGACAATGATGATAGTGAcgatgatgatagtggtgatgatagtgacgatgatgatgatagtgatgatgatgataatataAACCCTGTTTGTCTC